The Kocuria sp. TGY1127_2 genome includes a window with the following:
- a CDS encoding LacI family DNA-binding transcriptional regulator — protein sequence MEKTFDRNDRPTIRDVAAEAGVSKSLVSLAFQDSSRVSSERLDRIRAAAESLGYRPNFLARTLATEGSPFVGILVVDLENPVLTEIAEAARVALHQHGQYGLVASATDVGAAYRGERYGEINEQVLDMFRDLRPRGLVIVGTSVEDARLPVGMPVVFASATAVRGSNHPSVRADDEAGIRLVMDHLVEQGHRVIGFVGGEGGGVSRGRHAAYLRFVRERGLPERAVKAAFSEEEGFEAATAMLTSGSRPTAIVAVSDLVALGVQSAADSMGLRVPEDLAIAGFDNTSIAAMSRISLTSVDPRNRDIGRLAADTIAESIVQPGRITEGVTLMPELVVRRSTTG from the coding sequence ATGGAAAAGACCTTTGACCGGAATGATCGCCCGACGATCCGCGATGTGGCGGCCGAAGCGGGAGTCTCCAAGTCCTTGGTCTCCCTGGCTTTCCAGGACTCGTCGCGCGTGAGCTCCGAACGCCTCGACAGAATCCGAGCCGCCGCCGAAAGTCTCGGTTACCGCCCGAATTTTTTGGCCCGGACACTCGCGACGGAGGGATCTCCCTTTGTCGGGATCCTGGTTGTCGATCTGGAAAATCCCGTTCTGACCGAGATTGCAGAGGCCGCTAGGGTGGCGTTGCATCAGCACGGCCAATACGGCTTGGTAGCCAGCGCGACCGATGTCGGTGCAGCGTATCGGGGTGAAAGATACGGGGAGATCAACGAACAGGTTCTCGATATGTTTCGTGACCTCCGTCCGCGCGGCCTCGTGATTGTTGGAACATCGGTCGAAGATGCGCGCTTGCCGGTCGGGATGCCGGTGGTTTTTGCCAGTGCCACGGCAGTGCGCGGGTCGAACCACCCATCCGTCCGTGCGGACGACGAGGCGGGTATCCGTCTGGTCATGGATCACCTGGTCGAACAGGGGCACCGGGTCATCGGTTTTGTCGGCGGTGAGGGAGGCGGAGTCTCGAGGGGCCGCCACGCCGCGTATCTGAGGTTCGTTCGCGAGCGTGGACTGCCGGAGCGGGCCGTGAAGGCGGCCTTCTCGGAAGAAGAAGGTTTCGAGGCCGCGACTGCGATGTTGACTTCTGGCTCCCGGCCGACGGCGATCGTAGCGGTCAGCGATTTGGTGGCCCTGGGTGTGCAGTCTGCCGCCGACTCAATGGGACTGCGGGTTCCAGAAGACCTTGCCATCGCGGGGTTCGACAACACATCGATTGCCGCAATGTCACGTATCTCGTTGACCTCGGTCGACCCCAGAAACCGCGACATCGGGCGCCTGGCAGCGGATACGATTGCGGAATCGATCGTCCAGCCCGGTCGCATCACCGAAGGCGTAACCCTTATGCCGGAATTGGTGGTCCGACGGTCGACGACTGGGTAA
- a CDS encoding aldehyde dehydrogenase family protein, which produces MTYPRGVFVNRKAHTMLGKELLIGGIWEKASNGSAPRDVTSPFDGRVLGQVESAGPGDVERAIRVAEHGAAKWRRTPACERSDILLKAADLADQRAEEIGRILSAENGKTLGEAIGEAKRSGDIIRLAAFEGTQLYGQSLPLDANRGTGLEKLGFTIRQPVGVVAAISPFNYPALLVNHKIAPALAAGNAVILKPAGATPLTALALAECFVDAGLPEGVLSVLTGSGKTIGDALTSDPRVRKISFTGSTAVGQHIAATAGVKKLSLELGSSAPVVVLPDADIDLAATAVAAGGYINAGQVCISVQRVVAHRDVATDFLDALKVKVAEHRTGDPSDGTTTVGTLIDEREAQRVEQAFRLAVDEGATLAQGGERDGAIVQPTILSNVDPRSSIAQQELFGPGVAVSVAQDIGEALDLANSTDYGLAAGVFTRDNNNAVRAAREIDAGVVHINWTPLWRADLMPYGGLKASGVGKEGPRAAVAEMTEEKAVILHGQPWDQ; this is translated from the coding sequence ATGACGTATCCGCGCGGCGTCTTCGTCAACCGAAAGGCACACACCATGCTCGGCAAGGAACTCCTGATCGGAGGCATCTGGGAGAAAGCGAGTAACGGTTCCGCTCCTCGGGACGTCACGTCTCCATTCGATGGACGAGTCCTCGGGCAAGTGGAGTCTGCCGGTCCCGGCGACGTCGAACGGGCCATCCGTGTGGCGGAACACGGTGCCGCGAAATGGCGTCGGACCCCGGCATGCGAGCGCTCGGACATCCTCCTCAAAGCCGCTGACCTGGCGGACCAGCGCGCCGAGGAGATCGGCCGCATACTGAGTGCCGAAAACGGAAAGACGCTGGGCGAGGCCATTGGCGAAGCCAAGCGCTCCGGGGACATCATCCGTCTCGCCGCATTCGAAGGTACGCAGCTTTACGGCCAGTCCCTGCCACTGGACGCCAACCGAGGCACCGGCCTGGAGAAGCTCGGATTCACCATCCGGCAGCCAGTGGGAGTGGTCGCCGCGATCAGTCCCTTCAACTACCCGGCTCTCCTGGTCAATCACAAGATTGCCCCCGCTCTGGCTGCGGGCAACGCCGTCATCCTCAAGCCTGCCGGAGCAACCCCGTTGACGGCGCTCGCGCTCGCGGAGTGCTTCGTGGATGCGGGTCTGCCCGAAGGCGTTCTGTCCGTTTTGACTGGATCAGGCAAAACCATTGGCGACGCGCTCACCTCGGACCCCAGGGTTCGGAAGATCAGTTTCACCGGGTCCACGGCGGTTGGGCAGCACATAGCTGCTACGGCCGGCGTGAAAAAGCTATCCCTCGAATTGGGGTCCTCCGCACCCGTGGTTGTTCTGCCGGACGCCGACATCGATCTCGCGGCCACCGCCGTTGCGGCGGGCGGCTACATCAACGCGGGCCAGGTATGTATTTCGGTCCAGCGTGTTGTGGCTCATCGCGATGTCGCGACCGACTTCCTGGATGCCCTCAAGGTCAAGGTTGCAGAGCATCGCACCGGCGACCCATCGGACGGCACGACAACCGTGGGCACGCTCATCGATGAGCGAGAGGCCCAGCGTGTCGAACAGGCTTTCCGCCTGGCCGTCGACGAAGGCGCGACTTTGGCTCAGGGCGGCGAGCGGGACGGCGCGATCGTGCAACCGACGATCCTCTCCAACGTCGACCCGCGGTCCTCAATCGCTCAGCAAGAACTCTTCGGTCCCGGTGTGGCCGTCTCCGTGGCCCAGGACATCGGCGAAGCACTGGATCTCGCGAACTCGACCGATTACGGCCTCGCAGCCGGTGTGTTCACCCGTGACAACAACAATGCGGTCCGTGCCGCGCGTGAGATTGACGCGGGCGTCGTGCACATCAACTGGACACCCTTGTGGCGTGCGGACCTCATGCCATACGGAGGGCTGAAGGCTTCCGGCGTCGGCAAAGAAGGCCCCCGGGCCGCCGTAGCCGAAATGACCGAAGAAAAGGCCGTGATCCTGCACGGCCAGCCCTGGGACCAGTAA